A window from Acidimicrobiales bacterium encodes these proteins:
- a CDS encoding 4-(cytidine 5'-diphospho)-2-C-methyl-D-erythritol kinase gives MTGVRLSAPAKLTLSLRVVGLRGDGYHLVDAEMVAIDLSDRLVISNGDGLQVVAADGGLEVVGGGDNLVAAALRLAGRSAHVVVHKAVPAGAGLGGGSADAAAILRWAGWTDVVGAAAIGADVSFCLVGGRARVTGIGEVVEPMAFREMAFTLLTPPVGCPTVDVYRRWDEMGGPTGDNGNDLEPAALDLVPDLARCRDELGDATGVRPRLAGSGSTWFVEGEYPGGGRRVVRTLPPA, from the coding sequence ATGACGGGCGTCCGGTTGTCGGCGCCAGCCAAGCTGACGCTTTCGCTCCGGGTGGTCGGCCTCCGTGGCGACGGTTACCACCTGGTGGACGCCGAGATGGTGGCCATCGACCTGTCCGATCGCCTCGTCATCTCCAACGGCGACGGCCTGCAGGTCGTGGCAGCCGATGGGGGGCTGGAAGTCGTCGGTGGCGGCGACAACCTGGTGGCGGCGGCACTACGGCTGGCCGGTCGATCGGCCCACGTGGTGGTCCACAAGGCCGTTCCGGCCGGAGCGGGCCTGGGCGGCGGCTCCGCCGACGCCGCGGCGATCCTGCGATGGGCCGGCTGGACCGACGTTGTGGGAGCGGCTGCCATCGGTGCCGACGTGTCCTTCTGCCTCGTCGGGGGTCGGGCCCGGGTGACGGGCATAGGAGAGGTGGTCGAGCCCATGGCGTTCCGCGAGATGGCCTTCACCCTGCTGACGCCACCGGTGGGGTGTCCGACTGTGGACGTCTACCGTCGCTGGGATGAGATGGGGGGGCCTACCGGGGACAATGGCAACGACCTCGAACCGGCGGCGTTGGACCTCGTCCCGGACCTGGCGCGTTGTCGTGACGAGTTGGGTGATGCGACGGGTGTGCGTCCGCGGCTGGCCGGGAGCGGAAGTACCTGGTTCGTCGAAGGGGAGTATCCGGGAGGGGGGCGGCGGGTGGTGAGGACCCTGCCCCCGGCCTGA
- a CDS encoding AURKAIP1/COX24 domain-containing protein, with the protein MGSLIKKRRKRMRKKKHRKMLKRTRAQRMRGK; encoded by the coding sequence ATGGGATCTCTGATCAAGAAGCGCCGCAAGCGCATGCGCAAGAAGAAGCACCGCAAGATGCTCAAGCGCACCCGCGCCCAGCGGATGCGGGGCAAGTAG
- the cfa gene encoding cyclopropane fatty acyl phospholipid synthase has protein sequence MTSIREQGVALLDGAGIAVGGDRPHDIQVHDDRFWARVLRDRELGLGEAYQEGWWDALRVDEFLVRVLTADVRSTIRPSPTLLFHMARSRLTNRQTTGRAGRNARAHYDIGNDLYLRMLGPEMVYSCARWDGANDLDAAQMAKMELICRKLHLEPGMRVLDIGCGWGGFARHAATHHGATVVGISPASEQVTEARRRAGGLPVEFQQQDYREVTGSYDRIVSIGMMEHVGPRNYAEFFDRCDDLLEPDGLMLHHTIGSNESTQSVDAWFDRYIFPGGVVPSLHQIAGAAQPRWAVEDVQNLGPDYDRTLLAWHANIEARWEEVPGYDERFRRTWRYYLLSSAASFRVRNLQLFQIVFSRTGRASPVYEGIR, from the coding sequence GTGACCAGCATCAGGGAGCAGGGCGTGGCGCTGCTGGACGGCGCCGGGATAGCCGTCGGTGGCGATAGGCCCCACGACATCCAGGTACACGACGACCGGTTCTGGGCGCGTGTCCTCCGGGATCGCGAGTTGGGCCTCGGCGAGGCCTACCAGGAGGGCTGGTGGGATGCCCTACGGGTCGACGAGTTCCTGGTCAGGGTCCTGACCGCCGACGTGCGGTCCACGATCCGGCCCAGTCCGACGCTGCTCTTCCACATGGCGCGGTCCCGACTCACGAACCGCCAGACCACAGGTCGGGCTGGCCGCAACGCCCGGGCCCACTACGACATCGGCAACGACCTGTACCTCCGGATGCTGGGGCCGGAAATGGTCTACAGCTGCGCACGGTGGGACGGGGCCAACGACCTGGACGCCGCCCAGATGGCCAAGATGGAGCTGATCTGCCGGAAGCTCCACCTCGAGCCCGGGATGCGGGTGCTCGACATCGGGTGCGGCTGGGGCGGCTTCGCCCGCCACGCGGCGACCCACCACGGCGCCACGGTGGTCGGCATCAGCCCGGCCAGCGAGCAGGTGACCGAGGCCCGCCGACGCGCCGGTGGCCTGCCGGTGGAGTTCCAGCAGCAGGACTACCGGGAGGTGACGGGCAGCTACGACCGGATCGTGAGCATCGGGATGATGGAGCACGTGGGGCCCAGGAACTACGCGGAGTTCTTCGACCGGTGCGACGACCTGCTGGAACCCGACGGCCTGATGCTGCACCACACCATCGGATCCAACGAGTCGACGCAGTCGGTCGACGCCTGGTTCGACCGCTACATCTTCCCCGGGGGCGTGGTGCCGTCGCTGCACCAGATCGCCGGTGCGGCCCAGCCGCGGTGGGCCGTCGAGGACGTCCAGAACCTGGGACCCGACTACGACCGGACGCTGCTGGCATGGCACGCCAACATCGAGGCGCGCTGGGAGGAGGTCCCCGGCTATGACGAACGGTTTCGCCGGACCTGGCGCTACTACCTGCTCTCGTCGGCGGCGTCGTTCAGGGTCCGGAACCTGCAGCTCTTCCAGATCGTGTTCAGTCGGACCGGGCGTGCCTCACCCGTCTACGAGGGCATCCGCTGA
- the glnT gene encoding type III glutamate--ammonia ligase, with protein sequence MTPDELKARIAEDGVEFVYAMFVEMHGKPCAKLVPVSAIDDLLEVGAGFAGFAAGPLSQTPADPDILAIPDPASYTRLPWQPNVAAMQCDATVEGEPWPYAPRVILQRAMERAAEQNLVLKAGAEVEYSLLHRNEDGSLRPADERDTSALPCYDARGLTTALDHLTTVSRHMDAMGWGNYANDHEDANGQFEQNFQYADALTTSDRLILLRLMLHTLARRQGLYATVMPKPFADKTGNGLHTHLSLWTADTDEPLFHDDDDPRGLGLSGLAYRFVAGILDHAQGLTAIVCPTVNSFKRIGVGPPDSGATWAPAYVAYGGNNRTQMIRVPEGGRIEVRVPDGSANPYLAFTALLGAGLDGVAREADPGEPNGDNLFALGLDEIAARGITALPPTLLHACDELVADDVLRAEFGTGRDGDYVDYFAAVKRAEFRAITDQVTAAEVDAYLTLV encoded by the coding sequence ATGACACCGGATGAACTGAAGGCGCGAATCGCCGAGGACGGCGTGGAGTTCGTCTACGCCATGTTCGTAGAGATGCACGGCAAGCCGTGCGCCAAGCTGGTTCCGGTCAGCGCCATCGACGACCTGCTGGAGGTGGGTGCCGGGTTCGCGGGGTTCGCTGCCGGGCCGCTCAGCCAGACGCCGGCCGACCCGGACATCCTGGCCATCCCGGACCCGGCCTCCTACACCCGGCTGCCGTGGCAGCCCAACGTGGCCGCCATGCAGTGCGACGCCACCGTCGAGGGCGAGCCGTGGCCCTACGCCCCCCGGGTGATCCTCCAGCGGGCCATGGAACGGGCCGCCGAGCAGAACCTGGTGCTGAAGGCGGGCGCCGAGGTCGAGTACTCCCTGCTCCACCGCAACGAGGACGGTTCGCTACGGCCGGCCGACGAGCGGGACACGTCGGCCCTGCCCTGCTACGACGCCCGGGGCCTGACCACCGCGCTCGACCACCTCACGACTGTGTCGAGGCACATGGATGCCATGGGGTGGGGCAACTACGCAAACGACCACGAGGACGCAAACGGGCAGTTCGAGCAGAACTTCCAGTACGCGGATGCCCTCACCACGTCGGACCGCCTCATCCTGCTGCGCCTCATGCTGCACACCCTGGCCCGCCGCCAGGGCCTCTACGCCACCGTCATGCCCAAGCCGTTCGCCGACAAGACCGGCAACGGGCTCCACACCCACCTCAGCCTCTGGACGGCCGACACCGACGAACCCCTGTTCCACGACGACGACGACCCCCGGGGGCTCGGCCTCAGCGGGCTGGCATACCGCTTCGTCGCCGGCATCCTGGACCACGCCCAGGGCCTGACGGCCATCGTCTGCCCGACCGTGAACTCGTTCAAGCGGATAGGCGTCGGGCCTCCCGACTCGGGCGCAACCTGGGCTCCGGCCTACGTGGCCTACGGCGGCAACAACCGGACCCAGATGATCCGCGTGCCGGAGGGCGGTCGGATCGAGGTCCGGGTCCCCGACGGGTCGGCCAACCCGTACCTGGCCTTCACGGCCCTGCTCGGCGCCGGCCTGGACGGCGTGGCCCGCGAGGCCGACCCGGGCGAGCCGAACGGCGACAACCTGTTCGCACTGGGCCTTGACGAGATCGCGGCCCGGGGCATCACCGCCCTGCCGCCGACCCTCCTCCACGCCTGCGACGAGCTGGTGGCCGACGACGTGCTGCGAGCCGAGTTCGGCACCGGTCGCGATGGCGACTACGTGGACTACTTCGCCGCCGTCAAGCGGGCCGAGTTCCGGGCCATCACCGACCAGGTGACGGCCGCAGAGGTCGACGCCTACCTGACGTTGGTGTAG
- a CDS encoding AMP-binding protein has product MSLTMSQTSGPTEPPLRDLTIGGLLREVASDVPDRVALVAGTPDRDNRREWTYAELLVDAERAARAIRAHFQVGERVAVWAPNVPEWMILEFGCAMAGVILVTVNPAFQARELQYVLTQSRSAGLIVLPEFRGNPMLATATDVQPGCPDLREIIRLDEWEAFLADGDDWDGELVDPDPMDACMIQYTSGTTGFPKGALLFHRGLVNNGAHTADRMGVSDGVVWICTMPLFHTGGCVLGVLSGVSKRVTLVLVEAFDPGLVLELFDTYGGATMLGVPTMLVAMLEHPDFATSDLSNVEAVCSGGSTVPAPLVERFEKELGAPFTIVFGQTELSPVSSMTQTFDTIIDKANTIGPAMPHVEVKIVDPETGETVPVGTIGEYCARGYLVMHGYYEMPDATAETIDADGWLHTGDLASMDERGYLSIEGRLKDMIIRGGENIYPRELEELLFAHSTVAEVAVVGLPDDRWGEVISAFLRPAPGEVIDRGELFAYLREHLAPHKTPRHWFQVDEFPLTGSGKIQKFVLRDQWVDGQWTELA; this is encoded by the coding sequence ATGTCCCTCACCATGTCCCAGACCAGTGGCCCGACCGAACCGCCGCTCCGCGACCTGACGATCGGCGGGCTGCTGCGGGAGGTGGCGAGCGACGTCCCCGACCGGGTGGCCCTGGTCGCCGGGACCCCGGACCGGGACAACCGGCGGGAGTGGACCTACGCCGAGCTGCTCGTCGACGCCGAACGGGCGGCGCGGGCCATCCGGGCCCACTTCCAGGTCGGAGAGCGGGTGGCCGTCTGGGCGCCCAACGTCCCCGAATGGATGATTCTGGAGTTCGGCTGCGCCATGGCCGGCGTGATCCTGGTGACCGTCAACCCGGCCTTCCAGGCCCGCGAACTGCAGTACGTGCTCACCCAGTCGAGGTCCGCCGGACTCATCGTGCTCCCCGAGTTCCGGGGCAACCCGATGCTGGCCACGGCCACCGACGTGCAGCCCGGGTGCCCGGACCTGCGGGAGATCATCCGCCTGGACGAGTGGGAGGCCTTCCTGGCCGACGGCGACGACTGGGACGGCGAACTCGTCGACCCGGACCCGATGGATGCGTGCATGATTCAGTACACGTCGGGCACCACCGGCTTCCCGAAGGGCGCCCTCCTGTTCCACAGGGGGCTCGTGAACAACGGAGCCCACACGGCGGACCGGATGGGGGTCAGCGACGGGGTCGTGTGGATCTGCACCATGCCGTTGTTCCACACCGGGGGCTGCGTGCTGGGCGTGCTCAGCGGCGTCTCCAAGCGGGTGACGCTGGTCCTGGTGGAGGCCTTCGACCCGGGTCTGGTCCTGGAGCTGTTCGACACCTACGGCGGGGCGACCATGCTGGGCGTCCCCACGATGCTGGTGGCCATGCTGGAGCACCCCGACTTCGCCACCAGCGACCTGTCCAACGTGGAGGCCGTCTGTTCGGGAGGCTCGACCGTCCCTGCCCCGCTGGTCGAGCGGTTCGAGAAGGAGCTGGGCGCACCGTTCACCATCGTGTTCGGCCAGACCGAGCTCTCGCCGGTCTCGTCGATGACGCAGACCTTCGACACGATCATCGACAAGGCCAACACGATCGGGCCGGCCATGCCGCACGTGGAGGTCAAGATCGTCGACCCCGAGACCGGCGAGACCGTCCCGGTGGGCACCATCGGCGAGTACTGCGCCCGCGGCTACCTGGTGATGCACGGCTACTACGAGATGCCCGACGCCACCGCCGAGACCATCGACGCCGACGGATGGCTCCACACCGGCGACCTTGCCTCCATGGACGAGCGGGGCTACCTGTCCATCGAGGGCCGTCTCAAGGACATGATCATCCGGGGCGGCGAGAACATCTACCCGCGGGAGCTGGAGGAACTGCTGTTCGCCCACTCGACGGTCGCCGAGGTGGCCGTGGTCGGCCTACCGGACGACAGGTGGGGCGAGGTGATCTCCGCCTTCCTCCGACCCGCACCGGGCGAGGTGATCGACAGGGGCGAGCTCTTCGCATACCTGCGCGAGCACCTGGCGCCCCACAAGACGCCCCGGCACTGGTTCCAGGTCGACGAGTTCCCGTTGACGGGGAGCGGCAAGATCCAGAAGTTCGTGCTGCGCGACCAGTGGGTGGACGGCCAGTGGACCGAGCTGGCCTGA
- a CDS encoding SDR family oxidoreductase has translation MGTLDGRSVVVTGASSGIGEAVARRLVAEGALVTIGSRSEPVVAGATWVPTDVADPSAADALIDAAVDANGGLNVLVNNAGVQVVRTLADTTDGEFDHVMDVNVRGVFNCCRAAIRWMSDNGGGSIINVGSVAADAADHSMAVYNASKGAVHSLTRSIAIDHGRDGVRCNAICPGWIATAMAEVAFEQSDDPTAARAGAVDRHPVGRLGSPEDVANLAAWLASDEATFVSGSLFTIDGGLTAQSPIGG, from the coding sequence GTGGGAACGCTCGACGGGAGGTCGGTAGTGGTCACCGGCGCCAGCAGCGGTATCGGCGAGGCCGTTGCCCGACGGCTGGTAGCCGAGGGGGCGCTCGTGACCATCGGAAGCCGGTCGGAGCCGGTCGTGGCCGGTGCCACCTGGGTACCGACCGACGTGGCCGACCCGTCGGCGGCAGATGCGCTGATCGATGCTGCGGTCGACGCCAATGGCGGGTTGAATGTGCTGGTCAACAACGCCGGCGTGCAGGTCGTGAGGACGCTGGCGGACACCACCGACGGGGAGTTCGACCACGTCATGGACGTGAACGTGCGGGGCGTCTTCAACTGCTGCCGTGCCGCCATCCGCTGGATGAGCGACAACGGGGGTGGTTCGATCATCAACGTCGGTTCGGTGGCCGCCGACGCGGCCGACCACTCGATGGCGGTCTACAACGCCTCGAAGGGGGCCGTTCACTCGCTCACCCGGTCGATCGCCATCGACCACGGACGGGACGGCGTGCGCTGCAACGCCATCTGCCCGGGCTGGATCGCCACCGCTATGGCCGAGGTGGCCTTCGAGCAGTCCGACGATCCGACGGCCGCAAGGGCCGGAGCCGTGGACCGGCATCCGGTGGGTCGTCTGGGCTCGCCCGAGGACGTGGCCAACCTGGCGGCCTGGCTGGCCTCCGACGAGGCGACCTTCGTCTCGGGGAGCCTGTTCACGATCGACGGCGGCCTCACCGCGCAGAGCCCCATAGGGGGCTGA
- a CDS encoding phytanoyl-CoA dioxygenase family protein produces the protein MAGSLTPEQVESYERDGYLFPVGVFDATEAAEFRVDLEAFEDRWRDSPGLAHPFVQYLRDGMQVVSPAADRIARHPVVLDVVESVVGPDLMVWNCELLVKEPHSPKMLTMHQDHRYWGFGSSGDQITAWIALSEVTDANGAMHFVRGSHLLGDVDHHDTFGADNILSRGQEITVGHDAEDEVVVALHPGEMSLHHGLMFHGSGPNRSDVRRMGVAIRYVTPSVRQEVGGVDYATPVRGDCSGAEFLPLPVPTSDFDPDTLPFHERMLVVHDTTLGAGAEQPMAYDGIRPIRP, from the coding sequence TTGGCCGGATCGCTGACCCCCGAGCAGGTCGAGTCGTACGAACGGGACGGCTACCTGTTTCCCGTGGGCGTGTTCGACGCCACGGAGGCAGCGGAGTTCCGGGTGGACCTCGAGGCGTTCGAAGACCGCTGGCGCGACTCCCCGGGCCTGGCCCACCCGTTCGTCCAGTACCTGCGCGACGGCATGCAGGTCGTCAGCCCGGCGGCCGACCGCATCGCCCGACACCCGGTGGTCCTGGATGTCGTCGAATCGGTGGTCGGCCCCGACCTCATGGTCTGGAACTGCGAGTTGCTCGTCAAGGAGCCCCACAGCCCGAAGATGCTCACCATGCACCAGGACCACAGATACTGGGGCTTCGGATCCTCAGGGGACCAGATCACAGCGTGGATCGCCCTTTCCGAGGTGACCGACGCCAACGGGGCCATGCACTTCGTCCGGGGCAGCCACCTGCTCGGCGACGTCGACCACCACGACACCTTCGGCGCCGACAACATCCTCAGCCGCGGCCAGGAGATCACGGTCGGCCATGACGCCGAGGACGAGGTGGTCGTTGCGCTGCATCCCGGCGAGATGTCGCTGCACCACGGCCTGATGTTCCACGGGTCGGGACCCAACAGGTCGGACGTGCGACGGATGGGGGTCGCCATCCGGTACGTGACACCTTCGGTCCGCCAGGAGGTCGGCGGCGTCGACTACGCCACCCCGGTCCGCGGTGACTGCTCCGGCGCCGAGTTCCTGCCGTTGCCCGTCCCCACCTCGGACTTCGATCCCGACACGCTCCCGTTCCACGAGCGGATGCTGGTGGTCCATGACACCACCCTCGGGGCCGGCGCCGAGCAACCCATGGCCTACGACGGCATCCGGCCCATCCGACCGTAG
- a CDS encoding phytanoyl-CoA dioxygenase family protein, with the protein MAELTTLDSDAPIDDVLAALHRDGGVIVRDMLTDDGRRAIVDELASGLEAVAPGSRSGMELWEAFHGANTIRFCGLAARSRAFVDHALLNPVLAAVADRELLPGCADYWLNTGQVMAVGPDEAAQYLHRDENNWPEAVSPEREVTISCMFALSDFTRENGATVVVPGSQLLPPGLVRGHDVTEVEVAHAEMSAGSGMIYSGKVIHGAGANATDGWRYGMHVSFVAGWLRPEEASPIQVDRDRVATLPERARQLLGWSSYHSDGGGRIWLVDFEDASRLFD; encoded by the coding sequence ATGGCCGAGCTGACCACCCTGGACTCCGATGCACCGATCGACGATGTGCTGGCCGCCCTGCACCGCGATGGCGGGGTGATCGTGCGCGACATGCTCACCGACGACGGACGCCGGGCGATCGTCGACGAGTTGGCCTCGGGCCTCGAAGCCGTGGCGCCCGGTTCCCGGAGCGGCATGGAACTCTGGGAGGCCTTCCACGGTGCCAACACAATCCGCTTCTGCGGCCTGGCGGCCCGCAGTCGTGCCTTCGTCGACCACGCCCTGCTGAATCCGGTGCTGGCCGCGGTCGCCGACCGGGAGCTGCTGCCGGGTTGTGCGGACTACTGGCTGAACACCGGTCAGGTCATGGCCGTAGGGCCCGACGAGGCGGCCCAGTACCTGCACCGCGACGAGAACAACTGGCCCGAGGCCGTCAGCCCGGAGCGGGAGGTGACCATCAGCTGCATGTTTGCCCTCTCGGACTTCACCCGGGAGAACGGTGCCACGGTGGTTGTACCGGGGAGCCAGTTACTTCCGCCGGGCCTGGTGCGGGGCCACGACGTGACCGAGGTCGAGGTGGCCCATGCCGAGATGTCGGCCGGCAGCGGGATGATCTACTCCGGCAAGGTCATCCACGGTGCCGGGGCCAACGCCACCGACGGCTGGCGCTACGGCATGCACGTGAGCTTCGTGGCCGGGTGGCTGCGTCCGGAGGAGGCCAGCCCCATCCAGGTAGACCGGGACCGGGTAGCGACGCTTCCCGAGAGGGCCCGACAACTCCTGGGTTGGTCGTCCTACCACTCCGACGGCGGCGGTCGGATCTGGCTGGTCGACTTCGAGGACGCATCCCGACTCTTCGACTGA
- a CDS encoding aminotransferase class V-fold PLP-dependent enzyme: MASSTIRPFPPTGSPVDEVVRELGSKKDGDVRWAEGRTFGLVFDGGDEVREVAERAARLFLHENALNTSAFPSLGEIQSELCGWTAELLHGPAGTAGFLTSGGTESILCAVEAARERARSERSVVDPEIVLAESAHAAFHKGAHLFGLRTRVVPVTDAWTVDLDAMADAIGPKTALVVASAPQYPQGVVDPVAEIAELAASVGASCHVDACMGGFVLPFAAIEDPDAWGSPPWDLAVEGVTTISADLHKLGYAPKGASVILHRSRQLRRYQTFDFDGWLGGRYVTPNLQGTRSGLPMAAAWAVVRHLGMDGYRRLVRSTIEAADRIRVGVRAVDGLTVPGDPRHHLLSITSDPSYGESIDVFALGDAMAARGWHHDRQGPPDGLHLTVSAGNAPIVAEWLEDLAGAVVEARAAAPGTATDYATLE, from the coding sequence ATGGCGTCATCCACGATCCGGCCGTTCCCGCCCACCGGCTCCCCGGTCGACGAGGTGGTCCGGGAACTTGGCTCCAAGAAGGACGGGGACGTCCGGTGGGCCGAGGGGCGCACCTTCGGCCTCGTGTTCGACGGCGGTGACGAGGTCCGCGAGGTCGCAGAACGGGCGGCCCGGCTCTTCCTCCACGAGAACGCCCTCAACACCTCCGCCTTCCCGTCCCTGGGCGAGATCCAGTCCGAGCTCTGCGGATGGACCGCGGAGCTCCTCCACGGCCCGGCAGGGACCGCCGGCTTCCTGACCAGCGGGGGCACCGAGAGCATCCTGTGTGCCGTGGAGGCCGCCAGGGAGCGGGCCAGGTCCGAACGGTCCGTGGTGGACCCCGAGATCGTCCTGGCCGAGAGCGCCCACGCTGCGTTCCACAAGGGCGCCCACCTCTTCGGCCTGCGGACCCGGGTCGTGCCCGTGACCGACGCCTGGACGGTCGACCTGGATGCCATGGCCGACGCCATCGGCCCGAAGACCGCCCTGGTCGTGGCATCGGCCCCCCAGTACCCGCAGGGGGTCGTCGACCCGGTGGCCGAGATCGCCGAGCTGGCGGCCAGCGTGGGGGCGAGCTGCCACGTGGACGCCTGCATGGGCGGCTTCGTCCTCCCGTTCGCCGCCATCGAGGATCCCGACGCCTGGGGCTCTCCGCCCTGGGACCTGGCGGTCGAGGGGGTCACTACCATCTCCGCCGACCTCCACAAGCTGGGCTACGCCCCGAAGGGAGCGTCGGTCATCCTCCACAGGTCACGCCAGCTCCGGCGCTACCAGACGTTCGACTTCGACGGCTGGCTGGGAGGTCGCTACGTGACGCCGAACCTGCAGGGCACCCGTTCGGGCCTGCCGATGGCGGCCGCATGGGCGGTGGTCCGCCACCTCGGCATGGACGGCTACCGGCGACTCGTCCGGTCGACGATCGAAGCCGCCGACCGGATCCGGGTCGGGGTTCGTGCGGTCGACGGCCTCACGGTGCCGGGCGATCCCCGGCACCACCTGCTGTCGATCACCTCCGACCCGTCCTACGGGGAGTCGATCGACGTGTTCGCCCTGGGTGACGCCATGGCGGCCCGGGGCTGGCACCACGACCGACAGGGCCCGCCGGACGGACTCCACCTGACGGTCAGCGCGGGAAACGCGCCGATCGTCGCCGAGTGGCTGGAGGACCTCGCCGGAGCGGTCGTCGAGGCCCGTGCCGCGGCGCCGGGTACGGCGACCGACTACGCCACCCTGGAGTAG
- a CDS encoding DUF4395 domain-containing protein, with amino-acid sequence MDGRNAATDAPGLFSFPHPVDEVSARLVATGVVVQCVAVLMTGWTVLVVILAWGFVARVATGPTLSPLGTLVTRVVRPRLAWTVRDTPGPPKRFAQGIGATLSVGALVAVVFGAGALATALVGAILVAASLEAFVGFCLGCWLFRLLMRVGMVPEETCEACRDIWGTR; translated from the coding sequence GTGGACGGCCGAAACGCAGCGACCGATGCGCCGGGCCTGTTCTCGTTCCCGCATCCGGTGGACGAGGTCTCGGCACGGCTCGTGGCCACCGGCGTGGTCGTTCAGTGCGTGGCGGTCCTGATGACCGGCTGGACGGTCCTGGTCGTCATCCTGGCCTGGGGGTTCGTGGCCCGCGTGGCCACCGGCCCGACGCTCAGCCCGCTGGGGACGCTGGTCACCCGGGTGGTGCGGCCCCGCCTCGCATGGACCGTTCGCGACACCCCCGGTCCACCGAAGCGCTTCGCCCAGGGCATCGGGGCAACGCTCTCGGTGGGTGCGCTGGTCGCCGTGGTCTTCGGCGCCGGGGCGTTGGCCACCGCTCTGGTGGGGGCGATCCTGGTGGCGGCGTCGTTGGAGGCGTTCGTCGGGTTCTGCCTGGGGTGCTGGCTGTTCCGGCTGCTGATGCGGGTCGGGATGGTTCCCGAGGAGACCTGTGAGGCCTGCCGGGACATCTGGGGGACACGCTGA
- a CDS encoding ribose-phosphate diphosphokinase, whose amino-acid sequence MELVTHKKLYLVSGRISRPLAESIAAEMGESLGEPNLAEFSNGEIHCRFSESIRGCDVFIIQTHCHGPGTSINDALMEQLIMVDAARRASAKRITVVCPHYGYARQDRKSSGREPITAKLVANLFKEAGASRLVSVDLHSGQIQGFFDGPVDHLTAMPVLVDRLRTLQGDLAIVSPDAGRVKVAERYAIQLGADLAIVHKRRSHSAFNSVEAKEVVGDVDGKVCVIVDDMIDTAGTICAAAEQLTERGATQVLAATTHGVFSGAALERLAASSIEKVIVTDTLPLPAGADRDLIEVLSVAPLIARAIDAVFGDTSVSEIFGGNNLA is encoded by the coding sequence ATGGAACTGGTCACCCACAAGAAGCTCTACCTCGTTTCGGGCCGCATCAGCCGTCCGCTGGCCGAGTCGATCGCCGCCGAGATGGGTGAGTCCCTAGGTGAGCCCAACCTCGCCGAGTTCTCCAACGGCGAGATCCACTGCCGATTCTCGGAATCGATCCGGGGATGTGACGTCTTCATCATCCAGACCCACTGCCATGGGCCGGGGACGTCCATCAACGATGCCCTGATGGAGCAGCTGATCATGGTCGACGCTGCCCGCCGGGCTTCGGCGAAGCGGATCACCGTCGTCTGCCCCCACTACGGCTACGCCCGCCAGGACCGCAAGTCATCCGGCCGCGAGCCGATAACCGCCAAGTTGGTGGCCAACCTGTTCAAGGAGGCAGGGGCCAGCCGCCTGGTCAGCGTCGATCTCCACTCCGGCCAGATCCAGGGCTTCTTCGACGGACCGGTCGACCACCTCACCGCCATGCCGGTCCTGGTCGACCGCCTGCGGACCCTCCAGGGTGACCTGGCGATCGTCTCACCGGACGCCGGTCGGGTGAAGGTCGCCGAGCGCTACGCCATTCAGCTGGGTGCCGACCTCGCCATCGTCCACAAACGACGTAGCCACTCGGCGTTCAACTCCGTCGAGGCCAAGGAGGTGGTCGGCGACGTGGACGGCAAGGTCTGCGTGATCGTCGACGACATGATCGACACCGCCGGGACTATCTGCGCAGCGGCCGAACAGTTGACCGAGCGCGGTGCCACCCAGGTCCTGGCGGCGACCACCCACGGCGTGTTCTCCGGGGCGGCACTTGAGAGGCTCGCCGCATCCTCGATCGAGAAGGTGATCGTCACCGACACTCTGCCGCTGCCCGCCGGCGCCGACCGCGACCTGATCGAGGTCCTGTCGGTTGCACCGCTTATCGCCAGAGCCATCGATGCCGTGTTCGGGGACACGTCGGTCAGCGAGATCTTCGGGGGCAACAACCTGGCCTGA